A window of the Henckelia pumila isolate YLH828 chromosome 3, ASM3356847v2, whole genome shotgun sequence genome harbors these coding sequences:
- the LOC140891563 gene encoding glucan endo-1,3-beta-glucosidase 2-like isoform X1, which yields MVLVVFVLLLMVSVVSADEDAFVGVNIGTDLSDMPHPTQVVALLKAQQIRHVRLYNADRGMLLALANTGIRVAISVPNDQLLGLGQSNSTAANWVSQNVVAHYPATNITTICVGSEVFTSLPNVAPVLVKALRFIHSALVASNLDRQIKVSTPLASSIILDSFPPSQAFFNHSWNPVLVPVLDFLQSTSSYFMLNVYPYFDYMQSNGVIPLDYALFKPLPSNKEAVDANTLLHYTNVFDAMVDAAYFAMASLNITNLPVMVTETGWPSKGDANEPDATLDNANTYNSNVIRHILNKTGTPKHPGIGVSTYIYELYNEDTKAGPLSEKNWGLFDANGVPVYVLNLIGSGSVLANDTTNQTYCTAKDSADPKMVQAALDWACGPGKVDCSSILQGQACYDPDNVFAHATYAFDAYYHQMGKTSGSCDFNGVAAITTTNPSHGLCIFRGSDKNGTMLNSTIPAMDSKSSNSPAKFLYGNSQSFNCIVVAILGWISVLL from the exons ATggttttagtggtttttgtCTTGCTACTGATGGTATCTGTTGTTTCAGCTGATGAAG ATGCATTCGTTGGAGTGAACATTGGAACGGACCTCTCAGATATGCCACACCCGACTCAAGTAGTTGCACTCCTCAAAGCTCAGCAAATCCGCCACGTTAGGCTGTACAATGCAGATCGAGGAATGCTCCTTGCTCTTGCTAACACAGGTATCCGAGTTGCTATCTCTGTGCCGAACGACCAGCTTCTAGGCCTTGGTCAATCTAATTCGACTGCTGCGAATTGGGTATCTCAGAACGTGGTTGCACACTATCCTGCCACCAACATTACAACAATCTGTGTTGGTTCTGAGGTTTTTACGTCCCTGCCGAATGTTGCTCCAGTTCTTGTTAAAGCCCTCAGATTCATCCATTCAGCTCTTGTGGCTTCAAATCTTGATAGACAGATCAAGGTTTCGACACCACTTGCATCTTCCATCATTCTTGACTCATTCCCGCCGTCCCAAGCGTTCTTTAATCATTCGTGGAATCCGGTTTTGGTACCTGTCCTTGATTTTCTTCAATCAACAAGCTCGTATTTTATGCTCAACGTATATCCTTACTTTGACTATATGCAATCAAACGGTGTGATCCCATTAGATTATGCCCTGTTCAAGCCTCTTCCGAGTAACAAAGAAGCCGTTGATGCAAACACTCTTCTTCACTATACTAATGTGTTTGATGCTATGGTTGATGCCGCGTATTTTGCAATGGCTTCACTAAACATCACAAATCTTCCTGTTATGGTTACCGAAACAGGCTGGCCCTCGAAAGGGGACGCAAATGAGCCTGATGCCACTTTAGATAATGCCAATACTTACAACAGCAATGTGATACGACACATATTGAACAAAACTGGAACTCCAAAACATCCTGGGATTGGCGTCAGCACTTACATATACGAGCTATACAACGAGGATACGAAAGCAGGGCCTCTGTCTGAGAAAAACTGGGGATTGTTTGATGCAAATGGGGTTCCCGTGTATGTGTTGAACTTGATCGGCTCAGGATCCGTGTTGGCGAATGACACAACAAACCAGACTTATTGCACAGCAAAAGACAGCGCCGACCCCAAAATGGTGCAGGCTGCTCTGGATTGGGCTTGTGGACCTGGGAAAGTAGATTGTTCATCGATACTGCAGGGGCAAGCATGCTATGATCCAGATAATGTGTTCGCCCACGCAACATATGCATTCGATGCCTATTATCATCAAATGGGAAAGACGTCTGGAAGCTGTGATTTCAATGGGGTGGCTGCCATTACGACTACAAATCCAA GTCATGGTTTGTGCATTTTCCGTGGAAGTGATAAAAATGGCACAATGCTGAACAGCACCATTCCGGCTATGGATTCGAAGAGCTCCAACTCTCCAGCCAAGTTCCTATATGGGAACTCGCAGTCATTTAACTGTATTGTAGTCGCGATTTTGGGGTGGATTTCGGTTCTTTTGTAG
- the LOC140891563 gene encoding glucan endo-1,3-beta-glucosidase 2-like isoform X2 produces MPHPTQVVALLKAQQIRHVRLYNADRGMLLALANTGIRVAISVPNDQLLGLGQSNSTAANWVSQNVVAHYPATNITTICVGSEVFTSLPNVAPVLVKALRFIHSALVASNLDRQIKVSTPLASSIILDSFPPSQAFFNHSWNPVLVPVLDFLQSTSSYFMLNVYPYFDYMQSNGVIPLDYALFKPLPSNKEAVDANTLLHYTNVFDAMVDAAYFAMASLNITNLPVMVTETGWPSKGDANEPDATLDNANTYNSNVIRHILNKTGTPKHPGIGVSTYIYELYNEDTKAGPLSEKNWGLFDANGVPVYVLNLIGSGSVLANDTTNQTYCTAKDSADPKMVQAALDWACGPGKVDCSSILQGQACYDPDNVFAHATYAFDAYYHQMGKTSGSCDFNGVAAITTTNPSHGLCIFRGSDKNGTMLNSTIPAMDSKSSNSPAKFLYGNSQSFNCIVVAILGWISVLL; encoded by the exons ATGCCACACCCGACTCAAGTAGTTGCACTCCTCAAAGCTCAGCAAATCCGCCACGTTAGGCTGTACAATGCAGATCGAGGAATGCTCCTTGCTCTTGCTAACACAGGTATCCGAGTTGCTATCTCTGTGCCGAACGACCAGCTTCTAGGCCTTGGTCAATCTAATTCGACTGCTGCGAATTGGGTATCTCAGAACGTGGTTGCACACTATCCTGCCACCAACATTACAACAATCTGTGTTGGTTCTGAGGTTTTTACGTCCCTGCCGAATGTTGCTCCAGTTCTTGTTAAAGCCCTCAGATTCATCCATTCAGCTCTTGTGGCTTCAAATCTTGATAGACAGATCAAGGTTTCGACACCACTTGCATCTTCCATCATTCTTGACTCATTCCCGCCGTCCCAAGCGTTCTTTAATCATTCGTGGAATCCGGTTTTGGTACCTGTCCTTGATTTTCTTCAATCAACAAGCTCGTATTTTATGCTCAACGTATATCCTTACTTTGACTATATGCAATCAAACGGTGTGATCCCATTAGATTATGCCCTGTTCAAGCCTCTTCCGAGTAACAAAGAAGCCGTTGATGCAAACACTCTTCTTCACTATACTAATGTGTTTGATGCTATGGTTGATGCCGCGTATTTTGCAATGGCTTCACTAAACATCACAAATCTTCCTGTTATGGTTACCGAAACAGGCTGGCCCTCGAAAGGGGACGCAAATGAGCCTGATGCCACTTTAGATAATGCCAATACTTACAACAGCAATGTGATACGACACATATTGAACAAAACTGGAACTCCAAAACATCCTGGGATTGGCGTCAGCACTTACATATACGAGCTATACAACGAGGATACGAAAGCAGGGCCTCTGTCTGAGAAAAACTGGGGATTGTTTGATGCAAATGGGGTTCCCGTGTATGTGTTGAACTTGATCGGCTCAGGATCCGTGTTGGCGAATGACACAACAAACCAGACTTATTGCACAGCAAAAGACAGCGCCGACCCCAAAATGGTGCAGGCTGCTCTGGATTGGGCTTGTGGACCTGGGAAAGTAGATTGTTCATCGATACTGCAGGGGCAAGCATGCTATGATCCAGATAATGTGTTCGCCCACGCAACATATGCATTCGATGCCTATTATCATCAAATGGGAAAGACGTCTGGAAGCTGTGATTTCAATGGGGTGGCTGCCATTACGACTACAAATCCAA GTCATGGTTTGTGCATTTTCCGTGGAAGTGATAAAAATGGCACAATGCTGAACAGCACCATTCCGGCTATGGATTCGAAGAGCTCCAACTCTCCAGCCAAGTTCCTATATGGGAACTCGCAGTCATTTAACTGTATTGTAGTCGCGATTTTGGGGTGGATTTCGGTTCTTTTGTAG
- the LOC140887020 gene encoding THO complex subunit 4C-like encodes MASLDMSLDDMIKSRKNSERNRGFGSSRGSRRGRGPGGSSSWGVSRAYGPPRRGPLGLNTRPSAQMIAKTFRRTKNMMWQNGLLEDSLKAAGLSGLVNGTKLYISNLDTGVSMEDIRDLFSEIGELMRYAVHYDKTGRPSGSAEVIFVRRSDAFQALKRYNNVQLDGKPMKVEIIGADAEIPVSARLNVFGGANGKRTVVMGSGTGRFGGGPRVDKNSRGPIHRGRGGANFGRGGGRGGGRGRGRGRGVAHGRKILDKSADELDKELEHYHSEAMQS; translated from the exons ATGGCCTCCTTGGATATGTCGTTGGATGATATGATAAAAAGTCGCAAAAATAGTGAGCGAAACAGAGGATTTGGCAGCTCAAGAGGCTCACGAAGGGGACGAGGGCCAGGAGGGTCATCATCCTGGGGTGTCAGCAGAGCATATGGGCCACCTCGCAGAGGTCCACTGGGACTTAATACTCGACCGTCAGCTCAAATGATTGCCAAG ACCTTCCGCAGAACCAAGAATATGATGTGGCAGAATGGTCTTCTTGAGGATAGTCTTAAAGCTGCTGGGTTATCTGGATTAGTAAATGGTACAAAGTTGTACATTTCCAACTTGGACACTGGAGTTTCTATGGAAGATATAAGG GATCTATTTTCTGAGATTGGAGAGCTGATGCGCTATGCAGTTCACTATGACAAAACTGGACGTCCAAGT GGATCCGCTGAAGTGATTTTTGTCCGAAGGAGTGATGCATTTCAAGCGCTTAAGCGATATAATAATGTCCAATTGGATGGGAAACCCATGAAGGTCGAGATAATTGGTGCTGATGCTGAGATCCCTGTTTCTGCTCGTCTGAATGTTTTTGGAGGTGCTAATGGAAAAAGAACTGTTGTAATGGG GTCTGGAACTGGTCGTTTTGGGGGTGGCCCTAGGGTGGACAAGAATAGCCGTGGTCCCAT TCATAGGGGTCGTGGTGGTGCAAATTTTGGTCGTGGAGGTGGACGTGGTGGTGGCCGAGGCCGTGGTCGCGGTCGTGGTGTGGCTCATGGGAGAAAGATTTTGGATAAATCTGCAGATGAACTTGACAAGGAGCTGGAGCACTATCATTCTGAAGCTATGCAGAGTTGA